The following are from one region of the Amycolatopsis sp. QT-25 genome:
- a CDS encoding outer membrane lipoprotein carrier protein LolA, with protein MDPKRKAITAAVVGTALGVGGLAVVAMPATAGDAPVLPQISAEELVQSTLNAKPSAFDGKVKVDNDLGLPRVGSTLPGASALSIDSAQVSTDGAGKSKVSLTEGSSQQTIVKNGGTVWEYDSKDNSATKITIPADLAKEHQNKVEGKAVDPATVAAELLAKVRESSTIAVDGTSSVASRSAYELVLTPKPAERTLLREIRVAIDEQTRMPLRVTVLANGASSPAFEASFSEINFASQPASNFEFTPPKGAKVTEKAAEVDPKSRELAEQAKSEIKVVGDGWDTAITGKIPADALAKAADAKDEEGRQVDPKALLSRFAKPVSGAWGSGWLVTTKVGSGVLTDDGRYAVGAVPEQVLFEALAAK; from the coding sequence ATGGATCCGAAGAGGAAGGCCATCACCGCGGCGGTGGTGGGGACGGCACTGGGTGTCGGCGGGCTCGCCGTCGTCGCGATGCCCGCCACCGCGGGCGACGCACCCGTCTTGCCGCAGATCAGCGCCGAAGAGCTGGTGCAGTCGACGCTCAACGCGAAACCGTCGGCGTTCGACGGGAAGGTCAAGGTCGACAACGATCTCGGCCTGCCGCGGGTCGGCAGCACGCTGCCCGGCGCGTCGGCGCTCAGCATCGACTCGGCGCAGGTGTCGACCGACGGCGCGGGCAAGAGCAAGGTGTCGCTCACCGAGGGCTCGAGCCAGCAGACCATCGTCAAGAACGGTGGGACCGTCTGGGAGTACGACTCCAAGGACAACTCCGCCACCAAGATCACCATCCCGGCCGACTTGGCCAAGGAGCACCAGAACAAGGTCGAGGGCAAGGCCGTCGATCCGGCGACGGTGGCCGCGGAACTGCTCGCCAAGGTGCGTGAGAGCAGCACGATCGCCGTGGACGGGACGTCGTCCGTGGCGAGCCGCTCGGCGTACGAACTGGTGCTGACCCCGAAGCCGGCCGAGCGGACGCTCCTGCGCGAGATCCGCGTCGCGATCGACGAGCAGACCCGGATGCCGCTGCGCGTCACGGTGCTGGCCAACGGCGCGTCCTCCCCGGCGTTCGAGGCTTCGTTCAGCGAGATCAACTTCGCGAGCCAGCCCGCGTCGAACTTCGAGTTCACCCCACCGAAGGGCGCGAAGGTGACCGAGAAGGCCGCCGAGGTCGACCCGAAGAGCCGTGAACTCGCCGAGCAGGCGAAGTCCGAGATCAAGGTCGTCGGCGACGGCTGGGACACCGCGATCACCGGCAAGATCCCGGCCGACGCGCTGGCGAAGGCCGCAGACGCCAAGGACGAGGAAGGCCGCCAGGTCGACCCGAAGGCGTTGCTTTCGCGGTTCGCCAAGCCGGTCAGCGGTGCCTGGGGCAGCGGCTGGCTGGTGACCACCAAGGTCGGCAGCGGCGTGCTGACCGACGACGGCCGCTACGCCGTCGGCGCGGTTCCGGAGCAGGTCCTCTTCGAGGCCTTGGCCGCGAAGTGA
- a CDS encoding ABC transporter ATP-binding protein has product MSLSVRDLTVHYGSFTAVEDARLDIADGEVLALLGPSGSGKSTLLRAITGLEPLTSGTVRWDGEDLAGVPVHRRGFGLVFQDGQLFPHQDVAANIAFGLRMHDVPRAEHAERVRALLDLVGLAGYERRRVTELSGGQAQRVALARALAPEPRLLLLDEPLSGLDAGLREQLAIDLAALLRRSKITALLVTHDQEEAFTLADRVAVLDDGEIRQEGAVRRVWRQPVDEDVARFLGVTTFVDGEASGGVVRTVLGDVTLPDVEDGPVRLGLRPHGLRVSPDGVEGEVVAVVHRREHVRLVVAPGGDPSTVDAVAPVTADLRPGDRVRLALDPDGVAQLRNQSPDCDASPTQPTQFGT; this is encoded by the coding sequence GTGTCGCTGTCGGTACGGGATCTGACCGTCCACTATGGATCGTTCACCGCGGTGGAGGACGCCCGGCTGGACATCGCCGACGGCGAGGTGCTGGCGCTGCTCGGCCCGTCCGGTTCGGGGAAGTCGACTTTGCTGCGGGCGATCACCGGGCTGGAGCCGCTGACGTCGGGGACCGTGCGGTGGGACGGCGAGGACCTCGCCGGTGTCCCGGTGCACCGCCGGGGGTTCGGCCTCGTGTTCCAGGACGGGCAGCTGTTCCCGCACCAGGACGTCGCCGCGAACATCGCGTTCGGCCTGCGGATGCACGACGTCCCGCGTGCCGAGCACGCGGAGCGGGTCCGTGCGCTGCTCGACCTGGTCGGGCTGGCCGGGTACGAACGACGGCGGGTCACCGAGCTGTCCGGCGGGCAAGCGCAGCGGGTGGCCTTGGCCCGCGCGCTGGCGCCGGAACCGCGGCTGCTGCTGCTGGACGAACCGCTGTCCGGGTTGGACGCCGGACTCCGGGAACAGCTCGCGATCGACCTCGCGGCCCTGCTGCGGCGCAGCAAGATCACCGCGCTGCTGGTCACCCACGATCAGGAAGAGGCGTTCACGCTCGCCGACCGTGTCGCCGTGCTCGACGACGGCGAGATCCGGCAGGAGGGCGCGGTGCGCCGTGTCTGGCGGCAGCCGGTGGACGAGGACGTGGCGCGGTTCCTCGGCGTGACCACGTTCGTCGACGGCGAGGCGTCCGGCGGTGTGGTGCGGACGGTGCTCGGGGACGTCACGCTGCCCGACGTCGAGGACGGTCCGGTGCGGCTGGGGTTGCGGCCGCACGGGCTGCGGGTCTCCCCGGACGGCGTCGAGGGCGAGGTCGTCGCCGTGGTGCACCGGCGGGAGCACGTGCGGCTCGTGGTCGCGCCCGGCGGCGATCCCTCCACTGTGGACGCCGTCGCGCCGGTCACGGCCGACCTCCGCCCCGGCGACCGCGTCCGGCTCGCCCTGGACCCGGACGGCGTCGCCCAACTCCGCAACCAGTCACCTGATTGCGACGCTTCGCCCACCCAACCGACACAATTCGGCACCTGA
- a CDS encoding iron ABC transporter permease, with protein sequence MPPLGFLVVFFAWPVAAIVGRGFGSGGVGTAIGDPLTWELAGFTVASAGVSTIVAVLAGLPVAFLLARVRLPGVSLVRTLVLVPFVLPTVVVGLAFRALWPDGGLLPLVLANAFFNVAVVARTVSGLWSHLDPRTVDAARALGASPWRAFRSVTLPALAPAIASAAAVVFLFCATSFGVVLILGGARYRTLETEIYLRTVELLDLSGAAALSLVQFAAVVAALVVGALARRRRENAVRLRARNETARRPRGGEWWAVSAGLAVIALLMTPIVALLVESVSASDGFSLSGYEALAGQGSRGALGVSGWDAASMSLRTAFDATTLAMIVGVPASVVLVALRRTPGGLARGMGETMDAALMLPLGVSAVTVGFGYLVTLDALPGDLRTSPLLVPLAQALVIIPLIVRMVLPVLRSVDVRLRQAASTLGASPGRVWREIDLPLTARSLVAAAGFGYVVALGEFGATSFLARPDAPTLPVAVATLISRPGELNNQMAYAACALLMIVTVVAVVLIDRFGAVRGQHSVGEF encoded by the coding sequence GTGCCGCCGCTCGGTTTCCTCGTGGTGTTCTTCGCCTGGCCGGTCGCGGCGATCGTCGGCCGGGGCTTCGGTTCCGGTGGGGTCGGCACGGCCATCGGCGACCCGCTGACCTGGGAACTCGCGGGGTTCACCGTGGCGAGCGCGGGGGTCTCGACGATCGTCGCGGTGCTCGCCGGTCTGCCGGTGGCGTTCCTGCTCGCGCGGGTGCGGCTGCCGGGGGTCTCGCTGGTGCGGACGCTCGTGCTGGTGCCGTTCGTACTGCCGACCGTCGTGGTCGGCCTGGCGTTCCGCGCGCTCTGGCCCGACGGTGGGCTGCTGCCTTTGGTACTGGCCAACGCCTTCTTCAACGTCGCCGTCGTCGCTCGCACGGTTTCCGGGCTGTGGAGCCACCTCGATCCGCGCACCGTGGACGCCGCACGGGCACTCGGCGCGTCGCCGTGGCGGGCCTTCCGCTCGGTGACGCTGCCCGCCCTCGCGCCCGCCATCGCGTCGGCGGCGGCGGTGGTGTTCCTGTTCTGCGCCACCAGCTTCGGGGTCGTGCTCATTCTCGGCGGGGCGCGGTACCGCACCCTGGAGACCGAGATCTACCTGCGCACGGTGGAACTGCTCGACCTCTCCGGCGCGGCCGCGCTGTCGCTGGTGCAGTTCGCCGCCGTGGTCGCCGCGCTCGTCGTCGGCGCGCTGGCGAGGCGGCGCCGGGAGAACGCGGTGCGGCTGCGTGCGCGGAACGAGACCGCGCGGCGGCCCAGGGGCGGCGAGTGGTGGGCGGTCTCCGCGGGCCTCGCGGTGATCGCGCTCCTGATGACACCGATCGTCGCGCTGCTCGTCGAGTCCGTGTCCGCTTCGGACGGTTTCAGCCTCTCCGGCTACGAGGCACTCGCCGGACAGGGCTCCCGTGGCGCGCTTGGGGTTTCCGGCTGGGACGCGGCGTCGATGTCACTGCGGACGGCGTTCGACGCGACGACGCTCGCGATGATCGTCGGGGTGCCGGCCTCGGTCGTGCTGGTGGCGCTGCGCCGCACGCCGGGCGGGCTGGCCAGGGGCATGGGCGAGACGATGGACGCCGCGCTCATGCTGCCGCTGGGCGTGTCCGCGGTGACCGTCGGTTTCGGGTACCTCGTCACGCTCGACGCGCTGCCGGGTGACCTGCGGACGTCGCCGCTGTTGGTGCCGCTCGCGCAGGCGCTGGTGATCATCCCGCTGATCGTGCGGATGGTGCTGCCGGTGCTGCGCTCGGTCGACGTCCGGCTGCGCCAAGCCGCGTCCACGCTCGGCGCGAGCCCCGGCCGGGTGTGGCGGGAGATCGATCTTCCGCTGACCGCGCGTTCGCTGGTCGCGGCGGCCGGTTTCGGGTACGTGGTCGCGCTCGGCGAGTTCGGCGCGACGAGCTTCCTGGCCAGGCCGGACGCGCCGACACTGCCGGTCGCCGTCGCGACGCTGATTTCGCGGCCGGGGGAGCTGAACAACCAGATGGCCTACGCGGCCTGCGCGCTGCTCATGATCGTGACCGTGGTGGCGGTGGTGCTGATCGACCGGTTCGGCGCGGTCCGCGGGCAGCATTCGGTAGGGGAGTTCTAG
- a CDS encoding 4a-hydroxytetrahydrobiopterin dehydratase: MAEILNDQQADEAVTKLSGWSRDGVTIERTAKLPSFPKAIEAVDKVAGLAEAADHHPDIDIRWRAVTFRLSTHSAGGLTEKDFTLASQIDQVLGDV; the protein is encoded by the coding sequence ATGGCGGAAATCTTGAACGACCAGCAGGCCGACGAAGCCGTGACCAAGCTCTCCGGCTGGAGCCGCGACGGCGTCACGATCGAGCGGACGGCGAAGCTGCCGAGCTTCCCGAAAGCCATCGAAGCCGTGGACAAGGTGGCCGGACTGGCGGAGGCGGCCGACCATCATCCCGACATCGACATCCGCTGGCGGGCGGTCACGTTCCGGCTCAGCACCCACTCCGCCGGAGGACTGACGGAGAAGGACTTCACGCTGGCGTCGCAGATCGACCAGGTCCTCGGCGACGTGTGA
- a CDS encoding ABC transporter permease subunit, which translates to MTHALAAAPAARTGHDNVGLLRLYRAELRWIFRRPRTLAVLGLLASIPVIIGVALTFVDASETRGGQDGELLASAVNNGFVLPVAALTMTLALLLPLASAMAGADAIAGEAAHGTLRGWLIAPVGRGRLLAIKAFGVATVSTIAVLAMTFTGFVTGLIISGTESMFTLTGSTLSVWDALGRILLVAAWVILQLWAVGAVALAISAFTEHPMLVVASVLAGTIVFTILGFLDAVSWLHPFLLNENWSEAPASVLMDPLDTAMLGEGALRAACYIAIGLSIAYARLTTRDG; encoded by the coding sequence GTGACGCACGCTCTGGCCGCGGCACCCGCGGCGCGAACCGGGCACGACAACGTCGGCCTGCTCAGGTTGTACCGTGCCGAACTCCGCTGGATCTTCCGACGCCCTCGCACGCTGGCCGTACTGGGCCTGCTCGCGTCGATCCCGGTGATCATCGGCGTCGCGCTGACCTTCGTCGACGCTTCGGAAACGAGAGGCGGACAGGACGGCGAACTGCTCGCGTCCGCGGTCAACAACGGCTTCGTCCTGCCGGTCGCGGCGCTGACCATGACACTGGCGCTGCTGCTCCCGCTCGCTTCGGCGATGGCCGGGGCGGACGCGATCGCCGGCGAGGCGGCCCACGGGACACTGCGGGGCTGGCTGATCGCCCCGGTCGGCCGGGGCAGGCTGCTCGCGATCAAGGCGTTCGGCGTGGCGACGGTTTCGACGATCGCCGTACTGGCCATGACGTTCACCGGGTTCGTCACCGGCCTGATCATCAGCGGCACCGAATCGATGTTCACCCTCACCGGCTCGACCCTGAGCGTCTGGGACGCGCTGGGCCGCATCCTGCTCGTGGCCGCGTGGGTGATCCTGCAACTGTGGGCGGTCGGCGCGGTCGCGCTCGCGATCTCGGCGTTCACCGAACATCCGATGCTGGTCGTGGCCTCGGTGCTGGCCGGGACGATCGTGTTCACCATCCTCGGGTTCCTCGACGCGGTTTCCTGGCTGCATCCGTTCCTGCTCAACGAGAACTGGTCAGAGGCGCCGGCTTCGGTCCTGATGGACCCGTTGGACACCGCGATGCTCGGCGAGGGCGCGCTGCGCGCCGCCTGCTACATCGCCATCGGGCTCTCGATCGCCTACGCGCGCCTGACCACGCGGGACGGCTGA
- a CDS encoding SDR family NAD(P)-dependent oxidoreductase, whose amino-acid sequence MKTIVISGGTDGMGKALAMEYLGRGDRVVVLGRDPVKGALFAEAGRATFIPADLGLVARNREVVELITRRFPVVDALVLCARHFRSARVETAEGIESTFALEYLSRHLLSHGLATALGRAERPVIVNVSGPGTAKPEIRWHDVSLSRSYQGVAAQLQAGRANDLLGVAFAAEHAGSGIAYVLVNPGPVATSFSGDYDAATAAHVEALKRYGKPVEEGVVPIIARIDDPPAAPLSAFVEGRRIEPAGPGFEPEAAQRLAEVTGRLLAELQREKRERG is encoded by the coding sequence GTGAAGACGATCGTGATCTCCGGCGGCACCGACGGAATGGGCAAAGCCCTGGCGATGGAATACCTCGGCCGCGGTGACCGCGTCGTCGTCCTCGGCCGTGATCCGGTCAAGGGCGCCTTGTTCGCCGAAGCAGGCCGGGCGACGTTCATCCCCGCGGATCTCGGCCTCGTCGCGCGCAACCGGGAAGTCGTCGAGCTGATCACCCGGCGCTTCCCCGTCGTGGACGCGCTCGTGTTGTGCGCACGCCACTTCCGCTCGGCCAGAGTGGAGACGGCCGAAGGCATCGAAAGCACCTTCGCGCTGGAATACCTCAGCCGCCACCTGCTCAGCCATGGTCTCGCCACCGCGTTGGGCCGGGCCGAGCGGCCGGTCATCGTCAACGTGTCCGGGCCGGGCACGGCCAAACCCGAGATCCGCTGGCACGACGTCTCCTTGTCGCGGAGCTATCAGGGGGTCGCCGCGCAACTTCAGGCCGGACGGGCGAACGACCTGCTCGGAGTCGCTTTCGCCGCCGAGCACGCCGGGAGCGGCATCGCTTACGTGCTGGTCAACCCGGGCCCTGTCGCGACCAGCTTCTCCGGCGACTACGACGCGGCGACCGCCGCCCACGTCGAAGCCTTGAAGAGGTACGGCAAACCGGTCGAGGAAGGCGTCGTGCCGATCATCGCGCGGATCGACGACCCGCCCGCGGCACCGCTCAGCGCGTTCGTGGAAGGACGGCGGATCGAGCCGGCCGGACCCGGTTTCGAACCCGAGGCGGCGCAACGCCTGGCCGAGGTCACCGGGAGGCTGCTGGCGGAGCTCCAGCGCGAAAAGCGCGAGCGGGGGTAA
- a CDS encoding helix-turn-helix domain-containing protein, producing the protein MFAPGCPSNLTPFRIGDKWAGLVVLCLEEGPRRFSELRVPLRGVTAKVLTETLRALERDGMITRTAYDETPPRVEYELTSLGRTLFEPMEACREWAVKHLPELVAARKAYPG; encoded by the coding sequence ATGTTCGCCCCGGGCTGCCCGTCGAACCTGACCCCGTTCCGGATCGGCGACAAGTGGGCCGGTCTGGTCGTGCTGTGTCTCGAAGAAGGCCCGCGCCGGTTCTCCGAACTACGGGTGCCGCTGAGGGGCGTCACGGCGAAGGTCCTCACGGAGACCCTCAGGGCACTCGAGCGCGACGGCATGATCACGCGGACGGCGTACGACGAGACGCCGCCGCGCGTGGAATACGAGCTCACTTCGCTCGGCCGGACGTTGTTCGAGCCGATGGAAGCGTGCCGAGAGTGGGCGGTCAAGCACCTGCCGGAGCTTGTCGCCGCGCGCAAGGCTTACCCGGGTTAG
- a CDS encoding ABC transporter ATP-binding protein, with amino-acid sequence MTTTFEAGTDASREASAPAVPMAARTRGLRKVYGRTVAVDHVDLDVPEGAVLGMLGPNGSGKTTTIRMLLGLVRPTEGEVELFGKRMPDEAAHALPDVGALVEGPGFHPFLSGRENLFRVAAAEPRLASAGIPGAVDAALERVGLTDAANRRYKGYSLGMKQRMGLASALLVPRRMVVLDEPTNGLDPAGTREIRRIIGELHADGVTVLVSSHLLAEVEATCTHVAVLQSGNVIAQGELAELLESGNAALLVRTPDGELAVDTLRENRIGARLTPDGVRVDLTAAEAPDVLRHLVTAGVAVHEAARARTGLEDLFARLTQPESTVDGEGES; translated from the coding sequence GTGACCACCACGTTCGAAGCCGGGACGGACGCCTCTCGGGAGGCGTCCGCTCCGGCGGTACCCATGGCGGCCCGCACCAGGGGCCTGCGCAAGGTCTACGGCCGCACGGTGGCCGTGGACCACGTCGATCTCGACGTTCCCGAAGGCGCCGTGCTGGGGATGCTCGGCCCCAACGGATCGGGCAAGACGACGACCATCCGGATGCTGCTCGGTCTCGTGCGGCCCACCGAGGGCGAGGTCGAACTGTTCGGCAAGCGGATGCCCGACGAGGCGGCGCACGCGCTGCCCGACGTCGGCGCGCTGGTCGAAGGGCCGGGGTTCCACCCTTTCCTTTCCGGGCGGGAAAACCTGTTCCGGGTGGCCGCGGCCGAACCGAGGCTGGCCTCGGCCGGGATCCCCGGCGCGGTCGACGCGGCGCTCGAACGGGTGGGGCTGACCGACGCCGCGAACCGGCGCTACAAGGGGTATTCGCTGGGGATGAAGCAGCGGATGGGGCTGGCGAGCGCGCTGCTCGTGCCGAGGCGGATGGTCGTGCTCGACGAGCCGACCAACGGCCTCGACCCGGCGGGCACCAGGGAGATCCGCCGGATCATCGGCGAACTGCACGCCGACGGCGTCACTGTGCTGGTGTCGTCGCATCTGCTGGCCGAGGTCGAGGCGACCTGCACGCACGTCGCGGTGCTCCAGTCGGGGAACGTGATCGCCCAGGGCGAGCTCGCGGAACTGCTGGAGTCGGGGAACGCGGCGCTGCTGGTGCGGACGCCGGACGGTGAACTCGCGGTGGACACGTTGCGGGAGAACAGGATCGGCGCCCGGCTCACGCCCGACGGCGTCCGCGTCGATCTCACCGCGGCCGAGGCTCCCGACGTGCTGCGCCACCTGGTGACGGCCGGAGTGGCCGTGCACGAGGCGGCGAGGGCGCGCACCGGGCTCGAGGACCTGTTCGCCCGGCTGACCCAGCCGGAGTCCACTGTAGACGGTGAGGGGGAGTCGTGA
- a CDS encoding thiamine ABC transporter substrate-binding protein yields the protein MKRALRTVVAAGTVAALVAGCSLSGNTGDDPQAPATVTLVTHDSWLAPQEVLDAFERQSGIKISVLKQGDAGALTNKLVLTKANPIGDVAYGIDSTFASRALTEGVFEQYTSPEADRGPQRYSVDPEHRLSAVDLGDVCVNIDTRYFVDKGIPEPKSFADLADAKYKDLMVAESPATSSPGLAFLLGTVAQFGEQGWQAYWTRLKANGLKTVSGWEEAYTKEFSGSSGKGPRPIVVSYASSPAAEIGDDGKPRTKALLDTCYRQVEYAGVLAGGKQVEKARKVVDFLLSQQFQVTVAGNMYVYPARQGVELPQGWAQAAPLPQQPKTLEPAKIQAGREQWIAQWRTLLEG from the coding sequence ATGAAACGCGCCCTCCGCACGGTCGTCGCGGCCGGCACGGTGGCCGCCCTCGTCGCGGGCTGCTCGCTCTCCGGGAACACGGGGGACGACCCGCAGGCGCCGGCGACGGTCACGCTCGTGACACACGACTCGTGGCTCGCCCCACAGGAGGTCCTCGACGCGTTCGAGCGGCAGTCCGGAATCAAGATCTCCGTGCTCAAGCAGGGTGACGCCGGGGCGCTGACCAACAAACTGGTGCTGACCAAGGCGAACCCGATCGGCGACGTCGCGTACGGCATCGACTCGACGTTCGCCTCCCGCGCGCTCACCGAAGGCGTTTTCGAGCAGTACACCAGCCCGGAGGCCGATCGCGGCCCGCAGCGCTACTCCGTCGACCCCGAGCACCGCCTCTCCGCGGTCGACCTCGGCGACGTCTGCGTCAACATCGACACCCGGTACTTCGTGGACAAGGGCATCCCGGAGCCGAAGTCGTTCGCGGACCTGGCCGACGCCAAGTACAAGGACCTGATGGTCGCCGAGAGCCCGGCGACGTCGTCGCCGGGGCTGGCGTTCCTGCTCGGCACCGTCGCGCAGTTCGGCGAGCAGGGCTGGCAGGCGTACTGGACGCGGCTGAAGGCCAACGGGCTCAAGACGGTCAGTGGCTGGGAAGAGGCCTACACCAAGGAATTCTCGGGTTCCTCCGGCAAGGGCCCGCGTCCGATCGTCGTCTCCTACGCCTCCTCGCCCGCCGCCGAAATCGGCGACGACGGCAAACCGCGGACGAAGGCGCTGCTGGACACCTGCTACCGCCAGGTCGAGTACGCGGGCGTGCTGGCGGGCGGCAAGCAGGTCGAGAAGGCCCGCAAGGTCGTGGACTTCCTGCTGTCCCAGCAGTTCCAGGTGACCGTGGCGGGCAACATGTACGTGTACCCGGCCCGGCAGGGCGTCGAGCTCCCGCAGGGCTGGGCGCAGGCCGCCCCGCTGCCGCAGCAGCCGAAGACGCTCGAACCGGCCAAGATCCAGGCCGGACGCGAGCAGTGGATCGCCCAGTGGCGCACGCTTCTCGAAGGCTGA